A single Asterias rubens chromosome 13, eAstRub1.3, whole genome shotgun sequence DNA region contains:
- the LOC117298575 gene encoding bcl-2-related ovarian killer protein-like produces the protein MPSLEDRVSEEAVMLCNEFIYLKLRQRGLLNRGRQTAAVKLIPTAATKKARHQPKEITIQDTVLELQMVSAEMEQRYPNLFKDVFTQLNIRVTSEEVVEEAVTAVASEIFRSGITWARVVAMFAVAATLAAECVQQRTHDHAAFVDRVVRSLSHFVRENLAEWIAREGGWGDMTTTFRGVKEDDSNMLMTIGVVGALCGFAGTILATGKLQDNL, from the exons ATGCCGTCTTTGGAAGACAGGGTATCCGAAGAGGCTGTTATGCTATGCAATGAGTTTATTTACCTCAAGCTACGTCAGCGTGGTTTACTCAACAGAGGGCGACAAACAG CTGCAGTCAAACTTATTCCCACCGCTGCAACCAAAAAAGCACGCCACCAACCGAAAGAGATAACGATTCAAGACACGGTGCTGGAGCTCCAGATGGTCAGTGCCGAGATGGAGCAGAGGTACCCGAACCTCTTCAAAGACGTCTTCACTCAGTTAAACATCCGGGTCACTTCCGAGGAGGTCGTGGAGGAAGCCGTCACGGCCGTTGCGTCAGAGATCTTCCGTAGTGGGATCACGTGGGCGAGGGTGGTGGCCATGTTTGCTGTTGCGGCCACACTGGCGGCCGAGTGCGTCCAGCAGCGGACCCACGACCACGCTGCTTTCGTGGATAGGGTGGTCAGGAGTTTGAGTCACTTCGTGAGAGAGAATCTTGCGGAGTGGATTGCTAGAGAAGGCGGATGG GGTGATATGACAACAACATTCCGAGGGGTCAAAGAGGACGATTCTAATATGCTAATGACCATCGGCGTTGTGGGGGCGTTGTGCGGATTCGCTGGAACGATCTTAGCAACAGGGAAACTCCAGGACAATTTATAG